A window of Fictibacillus halophilus contains these coding sequences:
- a CDS encoding SDR family NAD(P)-dependent oxidoreductase — translation MDKRRVAIVTGGASGIGYALCKELVSQNVFVIITDINRELGKQVEEKLNSGAINTRFQYLDVTDAERVEKIVKEVYQEFGRLDYLFNNAGIAMYGELYDTTLDDWNTIMTVNLWGVIYGTNVAYRLMKQQGFGHIVNTASAAGLGPSPVSAAYGTTKHAVVGLTTSLHYEAEEFGIKVSTLCPTFVDTPIFEKAKAIHIDKDVILKQFQKQKMMSPEKLAKITLDGIHKNKPIICPMPFRRTMDVFFTLVPIAHRGLMRLVCRVSRKARLT, via the coding sequence ATGGATAAACGGAGGGTTGCAATTGTAACGGGTGGTGCTTCAGGAATCGGTTACGCTCTTTGTAAGGAGCTCGTCTCACAAAACGTATTTGTCATCATCACGGATATCAATCGTGAATTAGGCAAACAAGTTGAAGAGAAATTAAACAGTGGTGCCATAAATACAAGATTTCAGTATTTAGACGTAACCGATGCAGAACGTGTAGAGAAAATAGTTAAAGAGGTATATCAGGAGTTTGGAAGGCTAGATTATCTTTTTAACAATGCTGGCATCGCGATGTACGGTGAATTGTATGATACAACGTTAGATGATTGGAATACAATTATGACCGTTAACCTTTGGGGAGTTATCTACGGAACTAATGTGGCCTATCGATTAATGAAACAACAAGGATTTGGCCATATTGTAAACACAGCTTCAGCTGCAGGGCTTGGTCCTTCGCCTGTTTCTGCAGCTTACGGAACCACGAAACATGCAGTAGTTGGGTTAACAACATCCCTACATTATGAGGCAGAAGAATTCGGTATTAAAGTGAGCACGCTTTGTCCAACATTTGTGGACACACCAATTTTTGAGAAAGCAAAAGCAATTCACATTGATAAAGATGTAATTTTGAAACAATTTCAAAAACAGAAGATGATGTCTCCAGAAAAACTAGCAAAAATCACACTAGACGGTATACATAAAAATAAGCCTATTATATGCCCTATGCCCTTTCGAAGAACAATGGACGTCTTTTTTACTCTAGTCCCCATAGCGCATAGAGGATTAATGAGGTTAGTTTGCAGAGTAAGCAGAAAAGCAAGGCTAACTTAA